Proteins found in one Phocoena sinus isolate mPhoSin1 chromosome 19, mPhoSin1.pri, whole genome shotgun sequence genomic segment:
- the GFY gene encoding LOW QUALITY PROTEIN: Golgi-associated olfactory signaling regulator (The sequence of the model RefSeq protein was modified relative to this genomic sequence to represent the inferred CDS: inserted 3 bases in 2 codons), whose amino-acid sequence MKSFSPILLLLVFLFAWLGSKAAPWASPPEGSDFSRIDHPSQPSPPASENSTLNGPNPESPRTAYPEPCKTPHAVSPEPSPLEFTETPNTDLRDSPHPESPEAPKPNSLNTSISESLDTLQIKPSKMTYPEPSETPKPDPTEIPHTESHETPKPSSSKTSHPEFPETPNTAPTQTPHQESPEISKHSSTEISHAEAPEIPNPDPTKTCDPRSPETHDPDTTGTPNSEFLQTLHSDPTETPHPASHVGHNPNPTEXFPTPPYQDATEILPASDPEISTSLPPETPAPFKEEVTALNELPLNPKSETLAATRPDALKLPTSESPGAVDLKVPQNSSPKGIDAFPPSARIVRSPAPPGPPNQPAPVTLRAPQRRSRGERVNTIIVVERVKELGVTLVGHPPGEAGGALCLXLAGTGLLIGIFLLLWCLYRQAARHRPFTHHRLPNNGDEPVMHLGAPKDPYNLYVYAPDAWVPSHIATKQPLPTPPLPPKLPPPPRGGRPQRLEPLSPSTLPNNFV is encoded by the exons ATGAAATCCTTCAGCCCGATCCTCTTGCTTCTCGTCTTTCTCTTCGCCTGGCTGGGTTCCAAGGCTGCCCCTTGGGCCTCACCGCCTGAGGGTTCCGACTTCTCGAGGATAGACCACCCCTCTCAGCCCTCCCCTCCTGCATCTGAAAATTCCACTCTCAATGGGCCTAACCCAGAATCCCCCAGGACCGCTTATCCTGAGCCCTGCAAGACACCTCATGCGGTTTCCCCTGAGCCCTCCCCCCTGGAATTCACTGAGACTCCCAACACTGACCTCCGAGACAGCCCACACCCAGAGTCTCCTGAGGCCCCCAAACCTAACTCACTCAACACCTCAATATCAGAATCCCTGGACACCCTCCAAATTAAACCCTCCAAAATGACATATCCAGAACCTTCTGAGACCCCCAAACCTGACCCAACTGAAATTCCACA CACAGAATCCCATGAGACCCCCAAACCTAGTTCCTCCAAAACTTCACACCCAGAATTTCCTGAAACCCCAAACACTGCCCCTACACAAACTCCACACCAAGAATCCCCAGAGATTTCCAAACATAGCTCCACTGAAATCTCACATGCAGAAGCCCCTGAGATCCCAAATCCTGACCCCACCAAGACCTGTGACCCCAGATCTCCGGAGACCCATGACCCTGACACCACTGGGACCCCAAATTCTGAATTCCTCCAGACACTCCATTCTGACCCTACTGAAACCCCCCACCCAGCGTCTCATGTAGGCCACAATCCCAACCCCACTGA ATTCCCCACTCCCCCCTACCAAGATGCAACAGAGATTCTCCCAGCCTCTGATCCTGAGATCTCCACTAGTCTTCCTCCAGAAACGCCTGCACCCTTCAAGGAAGAAGTTACTGCCCTAAATGAGCTGCCCCTGAATCCCAAATCAGAAACCCTTGCAGCCACCCGGCCCGACGCCCTTAAATTGCCCACCTCAGAATCTCCTGGGGCCGTTGATCTGAAAGTCCCCCAGAACTCTAGCCCTAAAGGGATCGACGCCTTTCCTCCCTCAGCCCGGATTGTGAGGTCCCCTGCTCCTCCAGGGCCCCCCAATCAGCCGGCCCCTGTCACTCTGCGGGCCCCCCAGCGGCGCAGCCGAGGTGAAAGAGTCAACACTATCATCGTGGTGGAGCGAGTGAAAGAGCTTG GTGTGACCCTGGTGGGGCATCCCCCGGGCGAGGCAGGCGGGGCCCTGTGCC TCCTCGCCGGGACCGGGCTGCTTATTGGCATTTTCCTGCTCCTGTGGTGTCTCTACCGCCAGGCGGCTCGACACCGGCCCTTCACACACCACCGGCTCCCGAACAACGGAGATGAACCGG TTATGCATTTGGGCGCCCCGAAGGACCCCTACAACCTCTACGTTTATGCGCCGGACGCCTGGGTCCCTTCACACATCGCTACCAAGCAgccactgcccacccccccactGCCACCCAAGCTGCCTCCGCCGCCCCGCGGGGGCCGCCCCCAGCGCCTGGAACCTCTCTCCCCCTCCACGCTCCCCAACAACTTCGTGTGA
- the PTH2 gene encoding tuberoinfundibular peptide of 39 residues, translated as METRQVPRSPRARLLLLLLLLVSWGHRTASGAALPPAGVFRLHTPSRAWAVPATPQSRRSLALADDAAFRERARLLAALERRHWLNSYMHKLLVLDAP; from the exons ATGGAGACCCGCCAGGTACCCAGGAGCCCCCGAGcacggctgctgctgctgctgctgctacttgTGTCCTGGGGCCACCGCACCGCCTCAGGAGCCGCCCTGCCTCCCGCGGGGGTCTTCAG ACTCCACACCCCCAGCCGGGCTTGGGCGGTTCCGGCCACCCCCCAGTCGCGTCGGAGCCTGGCGCTGGCGGACGATGCGGCCTTCCGGGAGCGCGCGCGGCTGCTGGCCGCCCTAGAGCGCCGCCACTGGCTGAACTCCTACATGCACAAGCTGCTGGTGCTGGACGCGCCCTGA